The region CAACCGTACGGTTGGGGGTGTCCTGTCCAGTGACATCTGATTAGCGTTTCGAGAATTGCGGTGCACGGCGTGCAGCCTTGAGACCGTACTTCTTACGTTCCTTCATACGAGGATCGCGTGTTAAGAATCCGGCTTTCTTCAGCACCGGGCGGAATTCAGGATCAACCTTCAGAAGCGCACGAGCGATGCCGTGACGGATCGCGCCCGCTTGACCGGAGATCCCGCCGCCGCTTGTGTTGACAAGCACATCGTACTTGCCAAGCGTATCGGTTAACGTTAATGGTTGTTTAACGATCAATTTAAGGGTTTCAAGCCCGAAATAGTCGTCGATGTTGCGTTTGTTGATGATAATCTTGCCTTCACCCGGAACCAAGCGAACCCGTGCCACCGAGTTCTTGCGGCGTCCGGTTCCATAATATTGTACCTGTGCCACAAAACTGACCTCCTCTTAAATTATCCGCGTAGTTCCCAGACTTCAGGCTGCTGCGCTGCGTGTGGATGTTCCGGACCAGCGTAAACCTTCAGCTTTTTCTTCAGAGCGTTGCCCAGACGATTCTTAGGCAGCATCCCATATACCGCATGCTCGATTACTCGTTCTGGTCTCTTTCTCAGCATGTCATTGAGCGAAGTCTTCTTCAGTCCGCCTGGATAACCGGAATGTCTGTAGTAGAACTTGTCTCTAAGCTTATTACCCGTTACTTGGATCTTCTCCGCATTGATGATGATCACGAAATCGCCGGTATCAACATGCGGCGTGAATTGTGGTTTATGTTTACCGCGCAGAATGCTTGCCGCTTCGCTTGCCAGGCGACCCAGTGTCTTACCTTCTGCGTCGATGATATACCATTTGCGCTCGACCTCATTAGGCTTCGCCATATATGTGGTACGCATGTCACGTCCTCCTTCAAACGTTCGGAGTTTCATTCTCCTCTATTTCATATTACGCAATCGTAAAATCAACTCTAAGTTGTATCATCTCTAAGCTGTTCATATTCATTCGAAGATTCTGGAAGATTAATCACGCATCTCAAGACACGGGGTGGGCGTGGGAGACCCATCTTGAAAATGCGCCATTAGTTATCATACAACAAACCACATGCAGAATCAAGGCGTTTTTTACTCCTCATCGTAAAAAACTTCCCACAGAACAAGACCGTGCGGAGGGGCGGTGATGCCGCTTTTGGTGCGATCCTGCAACTCTAGCAGTCGGCGTATATCTTCGACGGTGCGTTTGCCCAATCCAACCTCAATGATCGTCCCGGCGATGATGCGCACCATGTTATACAGAAAGCCGTTGCCCGTCACATAGATGTGGAGCACACCGTCCTCTTCCGCGGCCAA is a window of Insulibacter thermoxylanivorax DNA encoding:
- the rpsI gene encoding 30S ribosomal protein S9; translated protein: MAQVQYYGTGRRKNSVARVRLVPGEGKIIINKRNIDDYFGLETLKLIVKQPLTLTDTLGKYDVLVNTSGGGISGQAGAIRHGIARALLKVDPEFRPVLKKAGFLTRDPRMKERKKYGLKAARRAPQFSKR
- the rplM gene encoding 50S ribosomal protein L13 → MRTTYMAKPNEVERKWYIIDAEGKTLGRLASEAASILRGKHKPQFTPHVDTGDFVIIINAEKIQVTGNKLRDKFYYRHSGYPGGLKKTSLNDMLRKRPERVIEHAVYGMLPKNRLGNALKKKLKVYAGPEHPHAAQQPEVWELRG